The Candidatus Firestonebacteria bacterium RIFOXYD2_FULL_39_29 sequence TGGAAGCAGTTTTGGAAGCGCTGAGGCATATACAGGAACAAGAGCATATACATTGCTTGCCGGAGACGGAGTAAAGACAGTGTACGTCCAGTACAAGGATACTCCCGGAAACTGGTCCAGTGCTGTAATAAGTGATACGATAACCCTGGATACGACAGGACCTGTTGGAACGGTAAATATAAATAGCAGCGCAGAATATACGCAAACAACAACAGTTACGCTGCAATTAACATACTCAGATGTATTAAGCGGAGTAAGTAAGATGCAGTTCAGCAATGATGGAGCAGGTTGGTCTGCTGAGGAAAATACAGCAGCAAATAAAGTATGGAGCTTAGATAGCATGGAAGGAGTAAAAACAGTATACGTGAGGTATAAGGACGTTGTTGGGAATTTATCGTCGATAACAATAAATCACACAATAACACTGGATGCAACAGCGCCGGAAGGAAGCTTGATAATAAATGGAGGAGTTGCATATACAAACAGTCAGGCGGGGTATTTAACGTTAACTGCCTCAGATGCAAGCGGAATAGCGGAGATGAGGTTTAGCAGTAATGGAACGGATTGGACAACAGCGGAAGCATACAGTACAAGTAAGAGCTATAATCTCCCTGTAGGTGACGGAACAAAGAAAGTGTATGTACAGTATAAAGATAATACAGGGAACTGGTCAAGCACGGAGATGAGCAGTACAATAATATTGGATACAACAGCGCCGGCCGGGACAATAGCAATAAATAATTCAGCGGCATATACAAAATCAACGACAGTGACACTAAGTATGAATGCAACTGATGACCTGAGCGGAATATTAAAGATGGACTTTAGTAATAACGGAAGCACGTGGAACGGCGAGGAAGATTATGCTGTAAATAAAGTGTGGTCTTTAGACAGCGCGGATGGAAATAAGACCGTGTATGCAAAGTATAAAGATAACGCGGGAAATACTGCGACAGTGACGAGTACAATAAAATTAGTATCAGCAAAGTACTTAAAAGTGGAAGGGCCGGTAAATGTGATAGCGGGGACAAGTTTAAATATAACTATAAAAGCGATGAAACAGGATGATACGACGGCGACCGGATATTTGGATCTTATTGGATTAAGTAGTACTGATACGAGTTCAACATTTGTATCAAATTACACCTTTACCTCGAGTGATTCGGGAGTAAATGTAATGAATGTTGTATTTAAGAGCGCAGGGGCTCAGACAATAGAAGTAAATGATAATGAAGTGACAGGAATAACGAAAGGGAGTATAGAGGTAAAGGTGTACGCAGGAGCAGTGATAAACTATATTTCCGGAGGGAATATTGAGACAGCGGACGGGACTTGTGTATCTATCCCGCAAGGAGCAATGGAAAGTAATGTAACGCTGGGATTTGGAGTGACAGAAAGTCTTAGTGATGTGAAGCTGGGTTACAAATTTAGGAATACAACTGTACCTATAGGAAGGGATTTTGGTGAACTGGATATGCTGAGTGATCCGTGGAGATTTAAAAGTGTAAAATTTAAACAGCCTGTGACAATATGGATCCCGTACAAGAAGTCGGAGATAGGAAACATAGAAGAAAAGAACTTAAGGATATTCGGCTACAACGAGGTAACCGGGAAGTATGAACTAGTGGAAGGCGCGCAAGCAGTGGAGAACGGAAGAGTTAAAGTAAAAGTAAAGCATTTTAGTTCATACAGGGTGCTCGGGACTTATATATCAACGGATTTAAGCAATGTGATAGCATATCCAAACCCGTATAGACCTAACGCCGGAGCAGACGGCAAAATGAAAATAATCAATTTGCCCATAGACTGCACAGCAACGATATATAACATAGCGGGTGAGAAGATACGAGAATTAAGAGAATTAGACCTTGGTAATTTGGGATGGATAGAGTGGGATGGAAAAAATGATGCAAATGAATTAGTAGCTCGGGGTGTTTATTTGTATGTTATTATGGCTCCGGATGGCAGTAAAAAAGTGGGTAAGTGCGCATTGATAAAATAAGTATTTTGATTGAGAAGAAATTCAAAATCTATATTTATTATAATATATTTTCAGATTGTTTTTGAAAGCTAAAAGTGGTATTATAGCTTTATGTGCGGAGTATTTGGGATTTATAATGTTGAAGAAGCTTCAAAGCTTGCTTATTTAGGGCTTTATGCTCTTCAGCATAGAGGGCAGGAAAGTGCCGGTATTGCTTCTTCGGATGGAGCAAAGATATATTCATATGTTAGAATGGGTTTAGTCGCCGATAATTTCACTCCTGATATTTTCGATAAAATTCCCGGAAGAGCGGCTATAGGGCATTGCCGTTATTCTACCACAGGTACCTCTTCAATAAAAAATGCACAGCCTTTAACTGTCTCCTATTCAAGAGGCCAATTAGCGATGGCTCATAACGGCAATCTGGTCAATGCCGATATGGTACGCGCGGAACTGGAAGCAAACGGTTCTATCTTCTCATCTACTACGGATACAGAAGTAATAATTCATCTTCTTGCTCATTCAAAGAAGAACGGTTTTCGTGAAATGCTGATTGATGCATTAAAAAAAGTTAAAGGTGCTTTTTCCCTTGTTGTTCTTACAGAAAATGAACTTGTAGGTGTCGTTGATCCCTGGAATTTCAGGCCGATAAGTCTTGGAAAAAAAGACGGAGGCTATGTCCTGGCTTCTGAAACCTGCGCTTTTGATATAATAGATGCGGAATATATTAGAACTCTTGAACCCGGTGAGATGATAATTATCAGTGAAAAAGGTGTAGAATCCCTTAAACCTTTTAAACCTGCCAAGCAAAAAAAATGTATCTTTGAATTTATATATTTTTCAAGACCTGACAGTTATATCTTCGGACAGAGTGTTCAAAAAGCCAGGAAAGCCCTGGGTGCTGAACTTGCAAAAGAAAATATTGTTAAAGCAGATTATGTAATCCCTGTTCCTGACTCTGCGAATTCTTCTGCGACAGGATATGCTTTAGAAAGTAAAATACCTTATGAGATGGGTATTATTCGTAATCATTATATAGGCCGAACTTTTATAGAGCCCAGTCAATCGATAAGGGATTTTGGCGCAAAAATTAAATATAATCCGGTAAAAGAGATACTTAACGGGAAAGATCTTGTGGTAATTGATGATTCTATTGTAAGGGGCACAACCAGCAGAAAGCTTGTGAAGATGCTCCGCAGGGTCGGGGCAAAAGATATTCATTGGAGGATTAGTAGTCCTCCGATCACCCATCCTTGTTTTTATGGCGTGGATACAGCTACGCGCGCTGAGTTAATTGCGGCTTCACATACAGTTGAGGAAATAAAAAAATATCTAAAGGTGGAGTCTCTTTCTTACCTAAGTATTGACGGTCTTGTAAAGGCTGTAGGCGGAAAGAAAGAGGATTACTGCCTAGCATGTTTTTGCGGGGAGTATCCCGTAGAATTTAACGCCGAACCTGAGAAAATGGGGTTCGAAAGGTAGAATATGAAAAAAAGATTTGATTATGCCAGGGCGGGTGTGAACATAGATATTGCGGATGAGGCAAAACAAAAGATAAAATCCATGGTCAAGGCCACCTTTACTCCCGGAGTTCTTTCCGAGATTGGAAAGTTCGGAGGTTTTTTCTCTCTGGAACATCTTAAATATAAAAATCCTGTTTTTATCTCCAGTGTAGATGGTGTCGGTACTAAACTAAAAGTTGCTTCTATGATGAATAAATTTGATACCGTTGGAATAGATCTTATCAATCACTGCGCTGATGATATTCTGGTGCACGGAGCCAGGCCTCTATTCTTTCTGGATTATATTGCAATGGCAAAGACTACGCCAAAAGTAGTAGGTGAGATCGTTAAAGGTCTGGTTACTGCCTGTAAAGCGGAAAAATGCGCGCTTATCGGCGGTGAAACTGCTCAAATGCCGGATGTATACAAAGGTAATGATTTTGATTTTGTAGGACTCGTAGTTGGCGTTGTCGAAAAGGATAAAATTATAGACGGCAGGAATATTAAAGCAGGAGATAAAATAATAGGACTTAAATCCACCGGGCTTCATACCAACGGGTACACACTAGCGAGAAAATTATTTTTTGATAAAGCAGGATTAAAAGCAAAAACATACGTAAAGAAACTTAAAACAACGGTAGGTAAGGCACTTCTGGCACCGCATAAATCCTATACAAAGTCTGTTTTTAAGCTTATTGACAGTATTGACGTTAAGGGGCTGGCTCATATTACCGGCGGGGGTTTTACGGATAATATTCCTAGAATTCTTCCGGAAGGTGTGAGTGTTGTTATAGAAAAAAAATCATGGAAGCCTCTTCCGATATTTACGATGATGGCAGAGCTTGGCAATCTCGAGGATTCTGAGATGTATCGTACTTTCAATATGGGAATAGGTATGTGTGTTTTTGTTGCTGAAAAAGACCTTAAAAAGGCTATGAAAATACTAAGAGCCGGTAAGGCCGGTCCTGTTGTTATAGGTGAAGTTGTAAAATCCAGGAATGGCGCGAAAAAGGTTGAAATAGTGTAAGTTTTGAAGTTATAAGTTAAAGCTTTCAGAAAGGCCGGAGGGTGTCCGGCCTTTTTTTATAGAACCCGTTTTTCCCTCTGATTACCGGAAAACCCGTATATTAAGTGCGAATTGTTATTTTTTTCTGAAAATATGATTTAATTTATTGTTGACAGATAAAAGTAAAACATATATACTACTTATTAGAAATCTTCCAATAAGTAACGTGTCTGATCTTAGAGGATTAGCAAAGATGAATATAATAAAGAACACGATGGGAAGTCACAGGTTGATGAACAGGATAAATACGCTTAAGATACTTAATCTCTTAAGAGAGAATATCTCTATTTCCAGAATAGAACTTTCCAGAATGACAAAGTTAGATGCTAAAACAATTACTAACATTGTAAGGGTCTTGTTTAAACAGGATTTGATCGAAGAGAAAGGGTTTAATGAGTCAAGCGGCGGCAGGCCTTCTGAAAAATTGTCCATAAAAACTTCTTCTAATTTCTGCATAGGCGTGGATCTTGGAGCTACCCATGTTACCTGCGCTATGGTCGATATGAGAGGCAGCGTTCTATATAAAGATGAGTGTGAGGTTAGCTTAAACGAATCAAAAGAGTCTGTAATAAAAAAAATTATATTTCTAATAGAGAAATGTTCGAGAAATACAAAGAAAAAATATATACGTGGAATAGGAATGGGTTTACCGGGTTTATTTGACAGGAAAAAAGGTGTTTCTGTGCATGCGGCTAACCTGCCAAAATGGAAAAATGTACCGGTGAGAAATATATTAAGTAATAAATTTGATCTTCCTGTATATTTTGAGGACTGCTCAAGAGTTATGGCTTTGGGGGAGATGTGGTACGGGAAATGTAAAAACATAAAAGATTTTATATTCTTAGATATAGGTTACGGCATAGGCTGCGGTATAGTGAATAATTCAGAACTGCAGTCTGGAGCTACAAACAGTATAGGAGAGATCGGACATATAAAAGTCGAGTTAAACGGTAAACCGTGCGGGTGCGGAAGCAGCGGATGTCTTGAGACTGTTTCTTCAGGAATGGCAATTGCCCGTGAATATAAAAGAAGATCCGGGTTGAACGGTCTCAGCCGTTTGACGGCAAAAGATGTGCTCACTCGAGCTTATTCCGGCGATGCAACAGCAAAAAGGATTGTGTCCGAAAGCGGCAAATATCTGGGTCTTGCAATTTCCCACATTATAAATATATTAAATCCGGATATAGTTGTCGTGGGCGGCAAGTTATCAAAGTCCGGAAGTGTTTTATTAAAACCGATGAAGGATGCTGTAGAAAAATATTCATATTCAGGTTCTTTAAAAGGCTTAAAAATAGTAAATTCAGAGTTGGGTGACGATGCCGGTGTGCTCGGAGCTTCTGCTCTGGTTTTAAGAAACATATTCGAATTGGAGGTGTAAAATATGATTAAAATGGGAGTGATTGGCGCCTGCGGAATAGCCAAAAGAAGAACTATTCCGGAAGGAATATTAAAGGCAAAAAATGTTAAATTGGTTGCGCTTATGGATGTACAGAAGGAGGCAGTTAAAGAAACAGCCAAACAGTTTAAGGTCAAAAAGTACTATACAAAAGAAGAAGATCTGATAAATGATAAAGATGTCCAGGCTGTGTACATTGCTGCTCCGACTTATTTACATGCAGAATTAACGATTAAAGCAGCGAAGGCGGGAAAGCACGTATTTGTAGAAAAACCAATGGCCATGAATCCGTCAGAATGTAAGGTAATGATAAATGAGTGCAAAAAAAATAAGGTTAAACTTATGGTAGGATTTTTAATGAGATTTCATGCGTATCATCAGAAGATAAAGGAGTTGATAGATGGTGGAATTATAGGCAGTCCTGTCCTAGCAAGAGCGCAACTTTCCTGCTGGTATCCTGAAATAAAAGGGGCGTGGAGGCAGGATTTAAAACTTGGCGGCGGGGGATCCATAATTGATATGGGGATGCACTGCATTGATCTGCTTAGAATGCTTATGGGAGAGGTAACAGAAGTATCTGCTTTTACCGCAAATACTGCGTTTAAATATAAAACAGAAGATAATGCAGTTTTTATTATGAAGTTCAAGAATAATGCTCTGGCAATGGTGGATTCGTCTTTTTGTGTTCAGGATTTCACTTCTAATAATGTTCTGGAGATATTTGGCTTAAAAGGAGCAATAAAATCTGAATTTACGATCGGACAGAGTGCCGGCGGAAAAGTTGTAGTAAGCTATACAGCAAAAGATGCCGGTTATGAAGCTTCTCAATCAAGGGAGGAAAAGGAAAAAGAAATAATATACGACAGCAGTAATGTAAAAAAAGAAGATCCTGTACCGGTAAATACGTATAAATCTGAAATTGAGCATTTTGCAGATTGCATAGAAAAAGATAAGGAACCTTTGATCTCCGGTGAAGAAGGACTTAGGATCCAGGAGATAGTTGCGGCTTTATATGAATCGGCCAAAACAGGTAAAAAAGTAAAAGTATAGTATATGTGGTTTAAATAAAAAATTCTGGAGGTGTAAAATGGGTAAGAAAATATCAAGCAGTGATTTCAGGTACAATACGGGTAAAACGAGGGTTCCATGGGCTGCCGTCGGTGAAAATATAATTCCCGGCGACATAATGGATATCGTTAAATTCCTGGTCCCGAAAGCAGGACAATCTTCGAAAGAATACAAGACAGGGACGGATAAGATACAGAAAGAAGTTGAAAAACTTTGCTCTGCCGGAAGCATGGCTACAAAGCTTTCACTGGGGACCAAGGTGAAGGAATTGGAAGAAAATGTAAAAAAATACTTAAAATGCAAGCATGCTGTTTTTGTAACTAATGCAACTGCCGGGTTTGAGATTGCCAACAAGTTTGCCGGTGTAAAGCCGGGAGATGAGGTAATAGTTCCGGCTATAACTTTTATTGCAACAATGTCCTATCCTCTGGCTATTGGCGCAAAAGTGGTGCTTGCGGATATTGATTCCTCTACTTTAAATATGGATCCTGAAGATGTCAGCAGGAAAATTACCAGAAAAACAAAGTTAATAATACCCGTGCATTTAGGCGGGTATCCGGCAGATATGGATCCTATTATGGCTCTGGCTAAAAAAAGAAATATAACCGTTCTTGAGGATGCCGCACACGCTTTTGGCGGGGAATACAAAGGCAGGAAAATAGGAACAATAGGCCACTTTGGCGCTTTCAGCTTTCATGAAGTAAAGAATATTACTTCTATGGGGGAGGGCGGTATCTTAAATACAAATCTAAAGTGCGGAGAGGAATTTCCAAAAGCAAGGTTTGTCGGTTTTGATATAGCGCATCCTATTAAAAACTGGCTTTATGATGTGACCGCTCTACGATGGAAAGGGGATTGTTTTGCGCCGGGCAATTCTTCTTCCACGGAAATACAGGCCGTCGGATTAATTGCCCAGTTAAAACGCCTGGAAAAGATCATTGAAAAAAGAAGAAAAGCTGCGGAATATTTGAATTCAATATTTAAAAATGTCAGGGGATTGTTAATTCCAAAGCTTGATTCAGCCGAAATAAAAAGCACACATCACCTTTATCTGTTGAAAATAGATCCTTCTGTTTTAAAAGGTGATATTCAAATGCTGAAACAAAAACTGACAAAAAAAGGAATAACTCAGATCCAACATTTTGCACCGCTTTATAAATTCTCAATAATGAAGCAGTTAGGATATGACACCGGAAAGATAGCCAAGAGCTGTCCGAATGCGGAAGAAGCATTCTCGCGGACTTTTACTCATTTACCGCTTTATGATTTTGATAAAAGCCAGCTGGATTATCTGGCCGATGCCGTAATTAAATCAGTAAAAGAAATGTAAAGGTAAATATTTTAGTTAAAAAAATATTGGGAGGTGTGTTGTGAATATAAATTTACTTAACACAATAAACGGATCTCTTCTGGAAAGATTTTTTCCTGAAGGATGGGATTTAAAAAGGATCGATGATTGCTGTAAAAATCCGCCGGAATCAGTGACCAAAAGACAAGCGTGGTGGAATAAAAAATTTAATCCGGTTTCTTGCGACACTTTGGAAGAGTTTGATACAAAGATGGGGTTTGAGATTGCCTGGCAGATAAAACTTGCGAAACAGGAAAAAAGAAAGCTGGCCGTGATCCTGCCCGTCGGGCCCATGGGTATGTATAAGTGGGCTGTGTATTTTCTGAAAGAATGGAAAACTGACTGTAAACATGTTTACGGTTTCAATATGGATGAATGGAGCGATAAAGACGGGAATACTTTGCCGTCCGGCAATCCCGGCGCTTTTCAAAACGCCATGGAAAAAGCATTCTATAATCCTCTGGGCGGTCTGACTATACCGAAAAAACAGCGCCATTTTGCAACAAAAAAAACATTACCGTCTTATGCCGCAAAAATTAAAAAGTTGAAAGCAAAAGGCGCAAAAACGGTGCTGGTGTTCGGTATCGGCAGGGTATTTCATATTGCATTCTGGGAACCTCATTTTGCCGCGGAGTTTTCAGAAAAAGAATGGAAAGAGCAGACGCACCGTCTTGGCGCAAAGCTTCATCCTTTAACTGTTGAGCAAAATGCAATAACTAGTTTTAAAAGCAGAACAACTCTGGTCCCGGCGTTTGCCAATACGATTGGGCCCGGAATATTTTTAAAAGCGGATACTATAATCGGAGGATGTGACGGGACCCTGGGACGTGGTATGATGTGGCAGGGGGTATCCTTATGGGTGACTTTAAGACACGGGCCTGAAAAATGGATTACAAGCAGCTATATTCCGACTTTACCGGGAAAATTATTTTTCCTGAAAGAATTAGCAGGACCGCTGATAGCGGAAACCAACTAAAAGGAGAAAATTCTATGAATATTTTAGCTGTAGGGGCGCATCCTGATGATATAGAAATATTATGTGCAGGAACTCTTGCGAAATATGCAAAAGACGGCCATAAAATATTTATGGCTCATTTATGCCATGGAGATCTTGGCGGCAAAGGTATTTCCAGAAAAGAACTTTTAATGACAAGAAAAAAAGAAGCTATTGAAGCAGGGAAAGTGATAGGTGCAAAAGTATTTTCCGGTATTGCTTCTGATCTGGACCTTTATACTGATAGAACCGCCAGAAAAAAAGCAGTTGAGATAATCCGTCAGGCCGAACCTGATCTAATTATTACCCATGCTCCAAATGATTACATGCCAGACCATAGGGCGACGAGCCGCCTGATTTTTGAAGCATCTTTCACGGCTACTCTACCAAATTATAAGACCCGGACAAAAGCTCATGAGCCGATAATACCCATCTATTATATGGACAATGCGGCGGGAATAAAATTCGACCCGACTCTTTATGTGGATATTACAAAAACTATTGATATAAAGAAAAAAATGCTTCTTTGTCATAAAAGCCAGCATAAATGGCTTAAAGGACATCATAATTCGGGAGCTGTAGAACTTATAGATACCCTGGCAAAATTCAGGGGCCTGCAATGCGGGGCCGCATACGCAGAGGCATTTCGCATCCTGGATGTTTGGGGAAGAAACAGACCGGGAAAATTAACAGGAAATTAGTATTTAGAAAAATTAAAGGGAGGATAAAATGCCGGAATGTAATTCTTTATTAATGGAAAACATGACAGTGGAAGAGGTAAGGAAAGCTTTAAGAAAAACTAAAACTATATTAGTACCCTTAGGAGTTGTAGAACAACATGGGTATCACCTGCCTTTAAGCACCGATATTCACAATGCTTATGAAATGTCTAAGTTGGTTGCTCAAAAAACCGGAAGTATTGTGGCTCCCTCTTTAAATTATTCTTTTTCAGGCGGAACTTTGCCTGGTACTATTAATATAAATCCACAAACAATGTCTTTAGTCGTCGGTGATATCTGCCATTCCCTGGCGGAGCAGGGATTTAAAAATATTATTCTTATTCTGGGGCATGCCGGCACTGAAAATATAAATGCTTTGAGAGATACTGTTATTCTGCTTTTAAGAAAAAATTCGCAATGGAAGGACCTTGTTCTATCCTTGGTTCCTGTATGGGAGTTTTCTCCAACCTGGATGAATGCTTTTAAAAAACATGATTTTCATGCTGCATATATTGAAACTTC is a genomic window containing:
- a CDS encoding amidophosphoribosyltransferase; this translates as MCGVFGIYNVEEASKLAYLGLYALQHRGQESAGIASSDGAKIYSYVRMGLVADNFTPDIFDKIPGRAAIGHCRYSTTGTSSIKNAQPLTVSYSRGQLAMAHNGNLVNADMVRAELEANGSIFSSTTDTEVIIHLLAHSKKNGFREMLIDALKKVKGAFSLVVLTENELVGVVDPWNFRPISLGKKDGGYVLASETCAFDIIDAEYIRTLEPGEMIIISEKGVESLKPFKPAKQKKCIFEFIYFSRPDSYIFGQSVQKARKALGAELAKENIVKADYVIPVPDSANSSATGYALESKIPYEMGIIRNHYIGRTFIEPSQSIRDFGAKIKYNPVKEILNGKDLVVIDDSIVRGTTSRKLVKMLRRVGAKDIHWRISSPPITHPCFYGVDTATRAELIAASHTVEEIKKYLKVESLSYLSIDGLVKAVGGKKEDYCLACFCGEYPVEFNAEPEKMGFER
- a CDS encoding phosphoribosylformylglycinamidine cyclo-ligase: MKKRFDYARAGVNIDIADEAKQKIKSMVKATFTPGVLSEIGKFGGFFSLEHLKYKNPVFISSVDGVGTKLKVASMMNKFDTVGIDLINHCADDILVHGARPLFFLDYIAMAKTTPKVVGEIVKGLVTACKAEKCALIGGETAQMPDVYKGNDFDFVGLVVGVVEKDKIIDGRNIKAGDKIIGLKSTGLHTNGYTLARKLFFDKAGLKAKTYVKKLKTTVGKALLAPHKSYTKSVFKLIDSIDVKGLAHITGGGFTDNIPRILPEGVSVVIEKKSWKPLPIFTMMAELGNLEDSEMYRTFNMGIGMCVFVAEKDLKKAMKILRAGKAGPVVIGEVVKSRNGAKKVEIV
- a CDS encoding glucosamine-6-phosphate isomerase, translating into MNLLNTINGSLLERFFPEGWDLKRIDDCCKNPPESVTKRQAWWNKKFNPVSCDTLEEFDTKMGFEIAWQIKLAKQEKRKLAVILPVGPMGMYKWAVYFLKEWKTDCKHVYGFNMDEWSDKDGNTLPSGNPGAFQNAMEKAFYNPLGGLTIPKKQRHFATKKTLPSYAAKIKKLKAKGAKTVLVFGIGRVFHIAFWEPHFAAEFSEKEWKEQTHRLGAKLHPLTVEQNAITSFKSRTTLVPAFANTIGPGIFLKADTIIGGCDGTLGRGMMWQGVSLWVTLRHGPEKWITSSYIPTLPGKLFFLKELAGPLIAETN